One region of Pseudomonadota bacterium genomic DNA includes:
- a CDS encoding TM2 domain-containing protein has translation MPNTHSIVVGYILWIFGFMGSHRFYYGKPVSGTIYFFTLGLLFIGWIIDLLLIPGMDRQAEARFVEGPVNYNVAWILLTFLGIFGIHRFYQGKWVTGLIYLLTGGLFLIGIIYDYWTLNDQISQVNHARSGTEAV, from the coding sequence ATGCCCAACACCCATAGCATCGTCGTCGGCTACATTCTGTGGATTTTCGGCTTTATGGGGTCGCATCGTTTCTATTACGGCAAGCCCGTGAGCGGAACCATTTACTTTTTTACCCTGGGGCTGCTCTTTATCGGCTGGATTATCGATTTGCTTTTGATTCCCGGCATGGACCGTCAGGCCGAAGCGCGTTTTGTGGAAGGGCCGGTCAACTACAACGTTGCGTGGATACTGCTCACCTTTTTAGGGATATTCGGCATTCACCGCTTCTACCAGGGAAAATGGGTGACAGGGCTGATATATCTGTTGACCGGCGGGCTTTTTCTCATCGGCATTATCTACGACTATTGGACCCTCAACGACCAGATCAGCCAGGTCAACCACGCCCGGTCGGGCACCGAGGCGGTATAA